The Penicillium digitatum chromosome 6, complete sequence genome contains the following window.
GTTGGCGAGAGAAGGAAGCCTTACCTGTAGAATAGAAACAAGGCTTGAGTGGTATAAAAAACCGGGCTATATGGCTTCTAGATTGAAGAGAGTTTCTTCCTGGATTGATTTAAAGATCTCATTGAGGTGGATAGTTTGCCTGGATAGATCACTTTCTGCAAAAGACATCATCCATGGCTTGAAATGTATTATGTTCACCCTCGTCTTGAAAATGCGACAGACTGATGCATCTGCGATAGTTGGAGTTGTAGTgtagtgaaaaaaaaaagcacaaaaTTGAGAACATCGCTGTATTTCAGAGTTGTGCTGTTCCTTCCGATCAAGGCTTTGGTCGTTGTGGTGGTGGTGCACTTGTCTCCCAACCCACTAATGGAACAGTAGCCAACGAAGACCATGAGAAAAACTATTGGGCAAGTTCTGATCTCCATCTCGGAAAGggattgtttttttttcaagtccACACGACAGAAATTTCCTGATGTTGATGCTGATTTCAGAGAACCAATGTGAGTTCCAAATGAGTACGAGGGTGGCAATCAGCTATTTACTCGGTGGAAATGGCCATCCCCTCTACTTACTACTCGAGGGAGATGGTAGTTATATTTCTTCCCCGAAGGTCCAGTAACAGTGAGAAGCAAAAGGTGGCTGGATCTCTATGGTTGAGAGTAGCCAGGCAGATCAATGCATCCTTCTCGTGTCTTTTAAAATGCGCACACCGGAAGATGAATATATTCCACATCCATCTATTGTTTGCCTGGTGGTAGCGTAACGAACGAGTTGGGGGCGAGGATGGGCCTGAGACTAAGATCCCATTGCTTTTCTTCATAGCGTGCCTGGGCTAGGTTGGAGGTCGCCTAGCTCGTTGGCATTTATGCGGTTGgttatcctcatcatcaccgTCGGCATCACAGAAAAGGGACAAGGCGTCGTTGCAGTCGTTAATACAGACCTCTTCTACGGCTTCTCGGCAGTCTGCAACATCGTCTTCGCCTTCTGCGGCCACGCAGCCTTCTTCGGCCTCATGGCCGAACTCAAGAACCCAAGAGACTTCACAAAATCCCCCCTTCCCCTGCAGGGCATCGACATGGGCCTGTACATCACCGCCGCGCTAGTGATCTATCGGTACGCCGGCAGCAGTGTGACTTCTCCAGCGCTAGGATCCGCCTCGCCGATGATCGCAAAAGTCGCATACGGCATCTCCCTACCGACAATCATCATCGCCGGTGGCATCAACGGCCACGTCGCGTTCAAGTACGTGTACTTGCGCATTGTCAAGGGTACAGACCGCATGCACAAGCGTGACTGGATCGCGACCGGATCATGGGTCGGTATTGCGCTCATGCTGTGGGCTATGGCGTGGATTATTTCCACTGCGATTCCGGTCTTCAGTAGCCTGCTCAGTTTGATTACGGCCCTCTTTGCGAGTTGGTTTACCTACGGCTTCAGTGCGATCTTCTCTTGTGCGAATAATGCTTAGCTACATGGGTGCTTTTGCCTCTTGGTTGCTGGGTTAGCTTGGGCTTGTATGAAACTATATCTGGGAAAGGGGTTTCTGGCGTTCTGGGTTCGTATTCGGGGGCAATGGTTTGGATATTCTGGATACCTTGCTCTACATCTCGGATTGCCACTGGAGTTGGCATTGCCTTGCATACTTCTTATCACTTGCATAAATACCCCACAGCAGTGGTTGGAAACAGACGTATTCTATTTTGATTCGATGCTGCAAACATTCGTCGCTGGCCTTTGTAGTGGATCATAGATATAATGCCCATTCTTCAATGGCCTTCCGATGACAAGGTTGAGCTCGTGCAGGGGCTCCAGCACACTTAGATGGCAGGTGAAATTCTTCGGTCAGACGTCCATGTGCGAATGTGCGGGTTGTAAATGTAGTCTTGCGCGGGAGGATGCGCCCTAAGCCTAGAATGACGTCCTCGGATGTGCTTGTTGGCAGGCAGAGGATTGCTGCTGGTGTGGACAGTGATTCACATTCGCCGTCTTCTGTGAACACTCTGCCAACTCAGGTTGCTGCGGCAGCTGAGGGGGTAGAAGATGGAAAAGTGGGTGTGTTGCAGCGGCCTGGGatggattttggattttggattttgagTTGTTTCTGGTTCTTTGAGATGCCGGCTACAACTGAGCCCAGCTTGGATAAAGGGACGAGAGATACTTGATTTGTCTTTTTATGTTAGGGGTCAGTGGACGTGTCTGGTTTCTGATCAGCGGTATCTCTATGCCAGTTCGATTGATGAGGGAGGAAAGATTGAGCAAGGGATCTTTCAGGCCAAAAACTTatttttacatggagaaaTTTCCAAAAAAGAGGTAGCTTAGTCAAGATTTTAGTTTTAATCTCTGGTCTTGAATGTTGGGTATAACGAAGATCGGGTATCATCGACTACGAACAGTCTCCTACTTCAAGGCACTGTAAGCACATTTGATCAGGGTTGCTCATTTTGTGACGACATCAACGGCTCTGGTATCGATCTTCAACAAGTATAAAAGAAAGAGCCCGCGACGCCGATGGTTGGATCTTGAATATCACGCATTCCAAAAAATGATGCTACTCCTCCATGGCGACCGGCAAATTTCGTATGTGGGTTAGCTTTACCGGTGAATTGGATGATTGGCAAGGATGGTTAGTCGCTCTTCTTTTGAATACAAGCATCGAGACCAATTGAGTGCTTTTTTTCAAAGATTCAATGGCCCAAGGCCCAGTAGAATCACATCATTGTGTCGTATAGGAAATCCGGAAGTAGGAAGGGAGCGCTGAGAACGTTTTTGTGGGAGTGGGCGGCTGACGGTTTTTTCTTGCGCGGATGCGAAAGGCAACAGGCTTTCACCAAAGGTATCCGGGGCGAAGTAACGAACCTAACACACTGTTAGAATCGCAACTAAACATGAGTGCAAGTGATTGACAGGTATGAAGAAGCCCTCAGAGAGAAGATTAAGGTCGTCAATGCCTCGCACATCCGCAGATGGCATGGCTTTCCGACTAAGGATGATACGATGTATTCATCATGAACGGGCAACGTTGCAGTGAAAGGAAATGTAATTAACTTACCACTTTGTCAGTTCCATAGATTATGTAGGCACCGTGTGCATTGAATCAAAGTGGGGCTTCTGACCAGATAGTCAAGCTTGAGATGGGGAATGGACTCGAACAACGCGCATGTCGGGTAAATTAGATCAGTCATCGTAGGAGATAATCCTACGACCTTGGTAGGGCATCTGTGACCCCGCTGGCCTTGCCATCTGTGGTTGATCGGAGTCGTCTCCGTATTTTAGGAGCTTTGAAGACTTGCCCACTGGGGTGTGTCTGTCAGACCTTTTCCGTGGCTGCGACCGCTTCGGATTTCTACCTTGCGCTTGAGAGTCATAGTCTCGAGGTCGCTTTTCCGGTGCAGCGTCTGTTCTACCTTCTGATCCATGATTTGTGGATGACTGCATCCGAGATTGGTATTGcgcctcctcggcctttaGCTGCCGCTCTCGCAGCAGGGCATGGATTTCACTGTGTCTGAAAATTCGAATCTGCTCATCTGTGAGTGTGCGCTTAATTCCGTCTGGGTAATAACCGAGATCCTCGTCTGTGGTCTGGTCATTTTCTTGGGGAAACACGGCTGGCTGTTGTCCAGGAAAGTGCTTGGATTGGAAGGCTTGAAGGTCATCCTAGATAAAACGAAGAAGGTTAGAGATCAGCGTTGACTACTGATGACAGAGAAACTCACCAGAGTTACAGTTGGGACCTGCATGGTGGCCCGGTGTGGATGGAGAACGATGGGAGTTGTCGCGAGAAGACGCGATCACGCCAGTAATATTACCGTAATTACCGATACCAAGTTGAAGGAGGTCAAGATCCACTCCCGTCTGGGCAAGGGGCAATCCCCATGACTTTGTTTCGCTTTTGacggttttactgggtttgACGGTAAGATGGAGGTGTGGGTGcgaagagatggaagaatTCAAAAGTTAGAGAGATATGATCTATCCAAAACAATATAATTAGCCTACGAAGGCGGAAATAGCTAGTTCGGCATGAATAGCAGATGAAGACTTTCATCCACCTCTATACGCATCGGGCAAGTATATCGACGATATACAATATTATACGGAATACCAGTCAATAGAAAAGAGAATTACGGACATGCGCAGTGTAGGGAAAAGGTAAGGGCTAGAGTCGAATCGCGCATGCAACAAAAAAATGGAACAGCGATCAATTTACTGGAAACCACATCTTATGAGCTTTTCCCTAGTGGTATGCTACCGACCATATTTCCAATCTTTGCTTTGACATTATCAAACTCAACCTCTATTTCCCGCAAGGCTCGCAAGTCTACCCTGGCAACCCGTTCGCGTTCCTTTACGCTGGGCTCTGACAGACTCCAAGCAAGTGAGATATGAAAGCACCCCGAGAAATCTTCGCCGCTCATACTACTGCTACCCTTGTGGAGGGATGCACTGGTCTGCTCCCTACGTGTTGAGGAGGTTGCATAAAGGGGTGGCTGGCCAAAGCGAGCAAGAGTATCATTTGACAGCCTTAAGAGGCGGTTGAGACCATCGTGACTCGGTCTCTGCACGCCCAAGACAAGAAACCAACGTGTCTTTTCATAGTTCGATGACCAATACAAAGTTTCTGGCTGAACAGCAAATCTAATTCGAGCATTAGACGATGACCAAGAGATCTGCAAGTTTAGCACATACGATGTGACATGTGAGTCATAGATGGCCTTTTGTAGCGCCTCAGTGAACAAGGCACGCTGCTCGGTGCGAAGAACTACCGGCCTAGACAGGCTGATATGGAGTGGTAGCTGGGCACCAAGATCGCTATGTAGAAGACTGTGCACTATTGGCGCTTTTTCGTCAACCCAATTCCCAGATTCGGAGATGACATCTGTAAGCAGCGATAGCTCGTCTTTCCCCGGGTACCCTGTCAAAGTTAGCTCCTTGTGGAAATAGAATAACACCATGCGCCCGACACTCACACTCGAGGTACAGATGTGTTGGCCAGTTTCCTTCCACGTGGGGAATTACGCGCGTCCGACCGCCATGAAGATTGGGATTGTCTTGCACGCTCACACGTGTGGTCGAGGCATAGAGGTTGTGGAATGATGCAGGTAGGGGCGGCAGCGATGATCCCGGATTGAGTTTGTGGCAAGGTTTCTTGACTTGGCGGAAAGATGATCTAGATTCCGAGTCGGATTCCGAATCCGAATACTGTACTAGGGACATCTCATTCAAGGCCGCAGGGGAGTTGTGTTGCTGAAGGTCTGGTTTCTTAAATGTGGAGTTAAATAAAGTCGAGAGCCAATCATCGTTTTTAATTTCTTTTATAATTTGATGCTTCGATGCTGTCATTTCTCTTGTGTGGACAATGTCTTAAGTTTCCTCCTGCAGTCACTCCTTCATATCTACTCACAAATTGTGCTTACTAGGTACTCGGGCTGAGGAGCTTTGATGGGGGTCATGGCTGGGCTGTACTTCTGCCAAAATACCTCAACCACCCTATGCCTCACCCCTTTGAGTGACGGTGCACAAGAAAAGGCCACCAATCATTACATTAAGGTGGCCAGAAGACGGATTAAAATACCTGGCTTCTGCTGTAATTATGGTATAAGTTCATTTAAGTGAGAGCTGGGAGAACACCCTTgtgcaaaaaaagaaaattgagcAACCGTCATTTAATGTCACCAATTCGTGATGCAATTGCTTCAAGTGCCCCCAACACGCCAAAAGCACGAACCTCACGAAACATTGCCCATAGAACGATGAACATACTCCCGAGGAAGAATATCAGAAGACTCTAATGTTTGGATTACGCAGACAAGCCAGTTTAATCCTCGCTCACATCGACCGACTGTGAAATTCTTGTGTGAATATGTCGAAAGTTTAggtcccaagaagaagtagaTATTTTAAAATTGGGACGTCTTGATTTCCTGGGACTGAAATGTAAGAGAATTGTCCCCCGTCGAAGTCAAGTTTCTCTCTGGCCAGTTCTACATAGAGTAAGCCCAGCTCTTGCACATTTTCACAAGTTGAGATTACACTGACTCAATTTGCGCATCAGCTGGATTGGAAGATGAATTCAAATATCCTTTCATGTTCTTGGTGCTGCGCTTGCTGCGACTGCTCGCTCAATTTCACGGGGCAAGAGACGCCTCCAAGGCCTGAGCAATCTCTAACCAAGTTAGTGCGCCATAGTTTCGCCGCTCGTCACACACACTCCTGCAACTCCCGATGCTGATTGTTGCAGTCACTCTGGCGGTGGTGGATATGATGGGGGGTGGTCATGACGGATGGGGAGGTGACTAGGGCGGTGGGTGTGGATGTGGACAAGATCATGCTGAAGGATGGGGTCGTGGTTGATGAAAGGGTGATATTCAACGCTTGATATCTCCTTTCCCCCTGATCATCTCTATCAGATAGTTTGAAATGGGATAAGCTGTATCTTTCAAGAGTGGAATGCTTTCCCTGGTAGCAACGGCTATTTTGAACGATTGACCTTTGTCCAATTCCCAAAGAAATCTTCTTTACTCTTGCCTCAACCTCGGGTTAGTCTAACTTGATACCCTCACCATGAGTTAAACAACCAGAGTGCACAATCTTCCTTCTACTTCAGCAACAATCTGAGTACTGTTAGATTCTGCAAGAAATTGTGGAGTTCCTCACGCAAGTATACTGCAAATAGATGACAACAATCAGGTGTAGAGATCTGTCTTTACTACTAAACCACCACGAGATTGATTAATTTTTGAGTAAAGCCAGTAGCTCTTCAAATTGAAAGGATTTTAGGGTATTTTGCAGTGCGATTGTAGCCCAATAGACTAGACCGCACACTGCCTTCATTTACCTCTTCTCACGAAGTTTGCCTTCTATTGATTGAATGCTCAGGTTGAGTTACGATGCCTAACTATCGTGTGAGCTCCACCATTTTTCAGCTTACTTCCGCTCGCGACAAAAAGCAACCGTGGTGCAATGGCAGCATGCCTACTACTTGCCGTTCCCCGTATGGAGGAGCCCTTCAGAGCCCCGCAGTGATCAAATGATCAAGGTAAATCCTGACCTTGGAAGGACCCTTTTTCCTCTTACCAGCAAGATAACTCAATGGTAGAGTAATGGTCAATTTTCACCTATGCACTTCACTAAGAGGAAGGAAGAATAGGAAACCCGGGATGTACATAGTAGAGCCGATCAGCACAGAGCGATACTAAGCCATGGTGGTTTTCAGTGAGACGGCCTAGAACAATCACGGATATTACTATCAAAATTAAGGTGGTCAGATGCCCAGTCAGATTCTAATCTAAACGGTTAAACAGCTTCATCAACTACAATTTCAATGACATGTAGCATCATCTGACCAACGACCAGACTACAATCGGACTTGATAGACGATGCACCGCCAGATTTCAAATCGTCAATGACTTTCTAGGTCTATTTCCGATGTAAGATTTGTGAAGTCCAAGTACAAATATATGCTGCTTTCCACCTTGCCTGAGTCCAGTCAACCAAATGAACTTCTGTCCAAATCAGATCCTACGTCAAATCGATCCAGTGAGCACTAGTCCCTAGCCTTCTGGTCATTTGAACTTCAAAGTTAACCAGGATAGGTAAgcacttgttcaaaaaacaaaacaaagatGACGCTCAGCATTGTTCCTACGAGTCTTGACCTGAGCCTTGCCGTCATAACGGCCCCTACTCCGCCCTCTACTCCAAGAATCTGCACGCTATCCTTCCCTTGGTGCTAGTGAAAAATACTTTACAACCACACTGAGATCACCAGGGGCTTGAAGTCCGTGGCGTTAAAGCCGATGATGCCAATCCTACCCCTCCTACACCTCGCAACATCCTCACGGCACACCACTTGTTATTGAACTCGAAGTCTATAACACCGGATATTTATAGACACGTTAAGGCTCGAGGAGAACAACCAATCTCCAGAGTAGCCGGGAATTCTAGACAAAAGATGAACGCTTCCTCCTGTACTTGAAACGCGTTTAGAGCCATGCTCCTCCGAATGGTTCAGGTTGCAAACCCAGTCAGAGTTAGATTTCACACGTCTTATTTTCACTGGTTTATCGAGTATTCTGCTTGACCTGATCAAGCAAAGATGGGAAGTGAACACCTTTCTGCAATGTTGAGCATCGCTCTTCTTGCTAAAACTGCTTCCGTTCCTGATCGACAAACCCGGTCTGAATTCAACTCGATTAACAAGAAATCACGGCCACTGACCCAATCCTGCACGACAGAGATTTGTGGTGCGAGAGCCTTACCTGATCTGGTAGATGATCTGTATAAGACGGCGCCGCTATGTGAGAATGTGAGTTGGTCGGATAAACGCGATTTTCATCCCTGAAGTTGCTATCATCATTCCGCTGTCACTGCCAGCTACCACAGCAACTTGGGATGGTGACGATTCTACTTCGAACTTGATTCAGCCTCTGCTCTGTGACATTGTGGTGCTCCTCCAACTGCAAGTAACCAGTTTTTGATAGCGCTTGACAAGGAAAGGAATCGAGCCTCCTGGTCGATCGGAGAAGTACTCGGTTTTCATCCATGTCAACAACGCCGACGTTTTTGTTGATTTGCCCCACAAAATGAAGTTCAAGTGCATCATAAGTTTCAACTAACTGTATGTCCGCACGTAGACATTCGAGACACCCGATCCACACATTTGTATCAGACGAGAAAAGATAGACGTAAGTGGTAAGGAGCAAAAAGCGGTGAAGTCAAGATACCCCAAAGAACACTTTGGAATTTCCCGTGGGCCAGGAAGTCCAGATCTAGACCAGGCCAGGGGTAGCATGGCACTAAGACCAGTTAGCCGCAATTGTCCCCTAGCGATAAGCTTAATCCATGAACGAGTCATTGCCCGGAAACTCCGGGAATAAATGTCCGGCCGTTTTTTTgggaggtttttttttggattatTAAGAAAAATCGGCTGCGGTCTCGATTGCtaggaagatgacgatggaaaaaaaaaaaaaaaaaaaagaatccgAAAGACGTGCATTTTGTGGAGGCACTTCCAGGTAGGGATTTCGTCATAGGAGCCGATCAGTCCGCGGGCTGTGTGGAAGTCTCGGATGTGGGATGCAACATGGGACTTGCATAGGTTTAGTCTTTACGCATGGTGAATCATGGGACCGATGTTCAAGTaaaatgtactccgtatatggAAATGTAATCCATTCCAATACGGCTCAGTAATAGGGAAAGTTGATGAAGGTACTTCGTCTGTGTACCATCCTCCGTACACCTTTCGGGCGTCGGCAGTCTCGAGTGCTAAGCCCAATGTAAGGACCCACATGATCCTTTACGAGCGATAATTGGCACATGGGCACATGGGCACATGGGCTCATGTAGAGATTGAAAAGTTAAGGAAGTACTAAGCCTACTTCAGAGACTACTAAGCCATGTAGAGCCACGAGGAACTTTGAAGGCAACGCAAGTCATCACGTCACGTCCGCGGCTTCCCTCTGATATAAGCTCTCCTTGAGTCACTCGTACTTCTCCCATCTACATCTACCCATCTTCAtccctttctctctttcttacCGACATCTTCAGCTGCTGTACGAGCTGCATCATCTCTCAACCTCAGCTGTTTGAAATAAAGTACTTCTTACTTGTAACACCGGGTACTCTTCGCGCCTTGCGCCTTTCACCCTGGATACTTTCTCATCTTACAAGAACCCATCAAACAATCTTGAAATGGCAGTTGACTGCATTCCCATGGCCTCAGCCCATCATCCCCACCATCCCTTCAATCAATCAAGTCAAGATCGACACCAACACGTGGGAACAACCATGGCGAGCAACAACCCATATGCGCGCTACATTTCACCAGCGCCCTCTGCCTACTCTCAACGGTCGCGTTCCGAGTCTATGAATTCTGCGCCTTCCATCTGGTATTCCGGTACACCCGAACATTATCCGGTGGAGCCGAGACGCAAACGCGAGCACTCTGCTCCCCATCGCCGCCATACCAACAAGCATCACCGCCACTCACTGCTTGTGCAACCTGATATCATTGACAGGCTGGACAATGTCACCAATTTCTCCTATCACCACGAGGGCCCGTACGACGCTGCCCGCCCTGAGCGAAACCGCTTTGCTAAGTCCAGCCCGCTGGACGCTGTCAAGGAGTCCAATGCCGAGGCCCTCCGGGCGACTCCCCATCACAAGATCGCCGACGCTCTAAACCGTCACCGGCCACTAGATGGCGTTGCCTTTTATCCTCCTGGAACCACGGATCGCAACGGCCAGGAGTATTCTTACGAAGAAGGCTCGAATATGATGAATGACTCTTCTGGTAACTTCATGCGCCTTCCTGGCACGGTATGTCTT
Protein-coding sequences here:
- a CDS encoding Amino acid transporter, transmembrane — translated: MRLVILIITVGITEKGQGVVAVVNTDLFYGFSAVCNIVFAFCGHAAFFGLMAELKNPRDFTKSPLPLQGIDMGLYITAALVIYRYAGSSVTSPALGSASPMIAKVAYGISLPTIIIAGGINGHVAFKYVYLRIVKGTDRMHKRDWIATGSWVGIALMLWAMAWIISTAIPVFSSLLSLITALFASWFTYGFSAIFSCANNA
- a CDS encoding putative U6 snRNA phosphodiesterase, with amino-acid sequence MQVPTVTLDDLQAFQSKHFPGQQPAVFPQENDQTTDEDLGYYPDGIKRTLTDEQIRIFRHSEIHALLRERQLKAEEAQYQSRMQSSTNHGSEGRTDAAPEKRPRDYDSQAQVGKSSKLLKYGDDSDQPQMARPAGSQMPYQGRRIISYDD
- a CDS encoding Pal1 cell morphology: MASNNPYARYISPAPSAYSQRSRSESMNSAPSIWYSGTPEHYPVEPRRKREHSAPHRRHTNKHHRHSLLVQPDIIDRLDNVTNFSYHHEGPYDAARPERNRFAKSSPLDAVKESNAEALRATPHHKIADALNRHRPLDGVAFYPPGTTDRNGQEYSYEEGSNMMNDSSGNFMRLPGTKFTDEDFKNDPFYNRPPVNPFSELRKKISLRLKKRRNTH